A genomic segment from Triticum dicoccoides isolate Atlit2015 ecotype Zavitan chromosome 1A, WEW_v2.0, whole genome shotgun sequence encodes:
- the LOC119293036 gene encoding protein CHUP1, chloroplastic-like, protein MVAGRVKAAMGFQRSPATPKTSSTTTSSRKSAPAPAPSQNTAHVPAAARPQTPTPGRRPSGSPAPPSSGGKGGGSSFARSFGVYFPRSSAQVQPARAASAPAEVAELARLVEELQERESRLRTELLEHKILKETVVIVPFLETELAAKSSELGRCRDAMSRLQAENARLRAELDAAVASVASKEQRIAEMERRMAEMARPQRGGADDCSSSDGSMAGGGDTAAKRASKPVPPPPPPPPPPPMPTRAKPKSYFPGSSRASPANSSSSGSSTPSCSSDTAASTGRKPQLSKLPPIPPPPPPPPPSMPTRATRSASSSPSTSSGAAPAPPPPPPPPPPSGPCVRRVPEVVEFYHSLMRRDSKRDCGGGACPEAGGTGGSGAANARDMIGEIENRSSHLIAIRSDVERQGDFIRFLIKEVEGAAFADINDVVTFVKWLDVELSRLVDERAVLKHFDWPEQKADALREAAFGYRDLKKVEAEAAAFCDDPRQPCASALKKMQALFEKLEHGVYSLSRVRDGAMNRYRGYQIPWEWMQDTGIVSQIKIQSVKLARKYLRRVSSELEATQGGPDEEELMLQGVRFAFRVHQFAGGFDGDTMRAFQEIKEKANALQSQRDQQHLQQQRLAAGRS, encoded by the exons AGAACACCGCCCACGTCCCGGCGGCGGCCCGGCCGCAGACGCCGACGCCGGGCCGCCGGCCCTCGGGTTCACCGGCCCCGCCAAGCTCGGGGGGCAAGGGCGGCGGCAGCTCCTTCGCGCGCTCCTTCGGGGTCTACTTCCCGCGCTCCTCCGCGCAGGTGCAGCCGGCGCGCGCGGCCTCGGCGCCGGCAGAGGTTGCCGAGCTCGCCCGCCTCGTCGAGGAGCTGCAGGAGCGCGAGTCCCGCCTGCGCACCGAGCTGCTCGAGCACAAGATCCTCAAGGAGACCGTCGTCATCGTGCCCTTCCTCGAGACCGAGCTCGCCGCCAAGAGCAGCGAGCTCGGCCGGTGCCGGGACGCCATGTCACGGCTCCAGGCCGAGAACGCACGGCTGCGCGCCGAGCTCGACGCCGCCGTCGCTAGTGTCGCGAGCAAGGAGCAGAGGATTGCCGAGATGGAGAGGCGGATGGCGGAGATGGCGAGGCCGCAGCGAGGTGGCGCCGACGATTGCTCGTCGTCGGACGGCTccatggcgggaggaggcgacacgGCGGCCAAGCGAGCGAGCAAGCCCGTTCcccctcctccaccaccgcctccgccgccgccaatgCCGACACGCGCCAAGCCCAAGTCCTACTTCCCCGGCTCCTCCCGTGCCTCGCCGGCCAACTCCTCCTCGTCCGGCTCGTCCACGCCGTCCTGCTCCTCCGACACGGCGGCATCCACGGGCCGCAAGCCGCAGCTCTCGAAGCTGCCCCCGataccaccgccaccgccgccgcccccaccgtcAATGCCGACGCGAGCAACCCGGAGCGCGAGCTCGTCGCCGTCGACCTCAAGCGGCGCCGCGCCGGCCCCTCCGCCCCCGCCACCCCCGCCGCCTCCTTCTGGCCCGTGCGTGCGACGCGTCCCGGAGGTGGTGGAGTTCTACCACTCGCTGATGCGGCGCGACTCCAAGAGGGACTGCGGCGGCGGCGCATGCCCCGAGGCCGGCGGCACGGGCGGTTCCGGCGCGGCGAACGCCCGGGACATGATCGGCGAGATCGAGAACCGCTCCTCCCACCTCATCGCG ATCAGGTCGGACGTGGAGAGGCAGGGCGACTTCATCCGCTTCCTCATCAAGGAGGTGGAGGGCGCCGCGTTCGCCGACATCAACGACGTCGTCACCTTCGTCAAGTGGCTCGACGTCGAGCTCTCACGCCTG GTGGATGAACGGGCGGTGCTCAAGCACTTCGACTGGCCGGAGCAGAAGGCGGACGCGCTCCGGGAGGCGGCTTTCGGCTACCGCGACCTCAAGAAGGTCGAGGCTGAGGCGGCGGCATTCTGTGACGATCCCCGGCAGCCCTGCGCCTCTGCTCTCAAGAAGATGCAGGCCCTGTTTGAGAA GTTGGAGCATGGGGTGTACAGCCTGTCTCGTGTGCGCGACGGCGCCATGAACCGCTACCGAGGGTACCAGATCCCATGGGAGTGGATGCAGGACACCGGAATTGTCAGTCAG ATCAAAATCCAGTCAGTGAAGTTAGCAAGGAAGTATCTGAGAAGGGTTTCCTCCGAGCTCGAGGCCACACAGGGCGGCCCCGACGAAGAAGAGCTCATGCTCCAGGGAGTCCGATTCGCCTTCAGAGTACACCAG TTCGCTGGCGGATTCGACGGCGACACGATGCGGGCCTTCCAGGAGATCAAGGAGAAGGCGAACGCTCTCCAGTCGCAGCGGGATCAGCAGCACCTGCAACAGCAAAGGCTCGCCGCTGGCAGAAGCTGA
- the LOC119293047 gene encoding uncharacterized protein LOC119293047, which yields MGEVAATTAGDGDGAAMRRAVRRLSLGAASEVERKEAAGEVGRLARSDERTKRALPELGVVPPLVSMLADAGAGAGARLAAARALLELARGTHRNKVHIVKAGLLKKLPKLMDLSTSHDLALLLLSVSSLANTDFPLSTADLLPFLVATLGAADVPADTRLACLAALRNLSAKLEHVRAVVTSGAVRALLAPSLMEHTETTAEAALAVLADVAAASAAGRREMAEDEEAPRALVEAMARHESAGCQEHATYLVMALAHGGGGGRALLRRMRQLGAVQALLEVSLLGSPLARSRAAKILQWFKDDGQDRIRAHSGPRMEACHGNDGGADGTKACRSAVDRIVKQSLDMNMRSIMRRATASVDMTNAKQLVASSSSKSLPC from the exons ATGGGGGAGGTGGCGGCGACGACCGCAGGAGAcggcgacggggcggcgatgaGGAGGGCCGTGAGGCGGCTGAGCCTCGGCGCCGCGTCGGAGGTGGAGAGGAAGGAAGCGGCCGGGGAGGTCGGGAGGCTGGCGCGGTCGGACGAGCGGACCAAGCGCGCCCTCCCGGAGCTCGGCGTCGTGCCGCCGCTCGTGTCCATGCTCGCGGACGCCGGGGCAGGCGCCGGTGCACGTCTGGCCGCCGCGCGGGCGCTGCTCGAGCTCGCCAGAGGCACCCACAG AAACAAGGTGCACATAGTGAAGGCCGGCCTTCTCAAGAAGCTGCCGAAGCTCATGGACCTGTCAACAAGCCACGAcctcgcgctcctcctcctctccgtctcctCGCTGGCCAACACCGACTTCCCGCTCTCCACGGCCGACCTCCTCCCGTTCCTCGTCGCAACGCTCGGCGCCGCCGACGTCCCGGCCGACACGAGGCTGGCGTGCCTGGCCGCGCTCCGCAACCTCTCCGCCAAGCTCGAGCACGTCCGGGCCGTGGTCACCAGCGGCGCCGTGCGCGCGCTACTGGCGCCCTCCCTGATGGAGCATACGGAGACGACAGCGGAGGCGGCGCTGGCTGTCCTCGCCGACGTGGCGGCGGCGAGCGCGGCGGGGAGGCGGGAGATGGCGGAGGACGAGGAGGCGCCCAGGGCGCTGGTGGAGGCCATGGCGCGGCACGAGAGCGCGGGGTGCCAGGAGCACGCGACGTACCTGGTCATGGCGCTcgcgcacggcggcggcggcggccgcgcgcTGCTGCGGCGGATGCGCCAGCTCGGCGCCGTGCAGGCGCTCCTCGAGGTGTCGCTGCTCGGGAGCCCCCTCGCGCGGAGCAGGGCGGCCAAGATCCTTCAGTGGTTCAAGGACGACGGGCAGGACCGGATCAGGGCGCACTCCGGCCCGCGCATGGAAGCgtgccatggcaacgacggtggtGCCGACGGGACGAAGGCTTGCCGGAGCGCCGTGGACAGGATAGTGAAGCAGAGCCTGGACATGAACATGAGGTCCATCATGCGGCGAGCCACGGCGTCCGTGGACATGACCAACGCCAAGCAGCTAGTGGCCAGCTCTAGCTCCAAGAGCCTGCCTTGCTGA